A genomic stretch from Argiope bruennichi chromosome 2, qqArgBrue1.1, whole genome shotgun sequence includes:
- the LOC129962187 gene encoding V-type proton ATPase 16 kDa proteolipid subunit c-like: MAHENVIYGSFFGSVGATLAMSLTALGAAYGTAKAGVAISTAGTFKPNIIMKSLIPVVMAGVLAIYGLVAAVLISYGIESASKGYSAVKGYLALGCGISVGMTGVAAGYAIGIVGDCCVRECVHQEKLFIGMVLILIFCEVIGLYGLIVGLMLTTKGD, encoded by the coding sequence ATGGCgcatgaaaatgtaatttatggCAGTTTCTTTGGATCAGTGGGAGCTACATTAGCAATGAGCCTGACAGCCTTAGGAGCAGCTTACGGAACAGCCAAAGCTGGAGTTGCAATTAGTACTGCGGGTACTTTCAAaccaaatataattatgaaatctcTAATACCAGTAGTTATGGCTGGTGTCTTGGCAATTTATGGTCTCGTAGCTGCAGTATTGATATCGTATGGCATTGAATCAGCAAGTAAAGGTTATTCGGCTGTCAAAGGATATCTAGCTCTAGGATGTGGCATAAGTGTTGGTATGACTGGTGTTGCTGCCGGATATGCCATAGGGATTGTAGGCGATTGTTGTGTTAGAGAATGTGTGCATCAAGAAAAACTGTTCATTGGTATggtactaattttaatattttgtgaagtTATTGGCTTGTATGGACTTATTGTAGGCTTGATGCTTACTACAAAGGGAGATTAA